The Chlamydiales bacterium genomic interval TTGGCTTGTTCTCTGTCGACAATAGAGTCGGTTCCAGGAATGTTACAATCATTGGGTTTCCCAGGAGCATAATGCTTACACTGTTTACAAGTATGCAAAGAGGCTCCGCAAGCTTCACAAATACTTCTGAATGTGATTTTTCCAAGAAAATCAACGTTGCTTGAACATTTCCAGCAATACATATCACTCATGTGTGGCAGGTTTCATGATAGGAAAATAGAGCACATCTCTGATAGAAATGGCTCCAGTAAAGAGCATAACCAAACGATCGATACCAATACCTACACCTGCAGTAGGAGGCATACCTTGACAGATCGCTTCGATGAATTCTTCATCGATAGGGTTTGCTTCTTCGTCACCAGCTTCTTTTTTCAACGCTTGTAATACGAGTAGCTCTCTTTGTAATTCTGGATCGTTGAGTTCTGTATAAGCATTACAAATTTCATTTGTTAAAATAAAGCTTTCAAAACGCTCTACAATACGCTCTTCTCTTTCTTTGGGGTTTCTGTGTAATTTACAAAGAGGTGTGGTCTCAATAGGGTGGTCGATAATGTGGTGCGGTTGAATTAAGTGCTCTTCTACTTTTTCAGCAAACAGTAGTGAAATGAGCGTTCCACGTGGAGCATCTTTTAATTTTTTAGGGTCAATAGTGCCTTCGTTTTTTAATAAAGTAAGAAGCTCTTCTGTTGATAGTTTGTCGACATCTATTTTTGCATAATGAAGAATAGCCTCTTTCATGCTTAGACGTTTCCAAGGAGCTTTGACGTTTAATAAAATGGACTCTCCTGTTGCTGGGTGGGGGTAGGAGAATTCGGTTGTTCCAAAAAGGTATAGGGCAATCCTTTCAAAAAGCGTCTCAACAAAGACCATCATGTCATTGTAGTCCCAGTAGGCAGCGTAAGCTTCCACCATGGTAAATTCTGGATTGTGCGTTTTATCAAGGCCTTCATTGCGAAACACTTTACCAATTTCATAGACTCTTCTAGTGCCGCCTACGATGAGTTTCTTTAGGGGGATCTCTAGAGAGATACGCAAAAAGACTTGTTGGTGGTCGAGTGCGTTAATGTGAGAGATAAAGGGTTTTGCCTCGGCCCCTCCATAGATATTTTGAAGAATAGGTGTTTCTACCTCTAAGAACTCATGCTCCTCGAAATAATCTCTAATGAAACGAATAATTTGGCTGCGTTTTTTGAATGTTGCACTTACATCCCTGTGGTCAAGAAGGTCAAGCCAGCGCTTTCTATAGCGCAGTTCTTTGTCGGTAAGGCCACTATGCTTATCTGGAAGGGGTAAAAGTGATTTACACAAAAGAGTTACTTTTTTTGCATAGATAGTAAGTTCGCCCTTATGGGTGCGAAAGAGATGTCCTTCTATTCCAAGAAAGTCTCCCATATCGACTTTCTTTTCTAAGAACTTTAAGGGTGTAAGTTCACAATCTTTATTCTCACTATATCCTACAACGAGAGTATGCTCTCTATTAAACATTACTTGAATGCGTTCATTTTCATCTTGAAGCTGAGCAAATGCATTTTTCCCCATTGCACGAAATAATACAAGCCTGCCCGCAACTAGAACACAATCTGTGTTTGCTTGTTCTGCCAACTCACTATCACCTACCAAAAGATCTGCATATTTCTTTAAAAGAGCATCTACCGTAGTTTGAGGTAGAAATTTTGCAGGGTAGGGGTCGATGCCAATACCTCGAATTTCTGCAAGCTTCTTGCTACGATTAATGAATTCTTCGTGAGAGTGATATTCTGGAGGCTCAATCATTTTTTATTCTCGCTTCATAAATTGACAGGCAATTTTTTGCTTTTAGCGAATATTTGTCCATTAAAAGATTTCCTATAAACCCAAAACTCAGGTTATAAACGAAAATCAGGTTCTTTTTTTGCACAGAGTAAAAACACTAAGACAATCGTAGTTACTGCTAGCACCATGCTCATATATCGAGCTTTTTGATAATCACTGAATAAGCAGCCAATGGTGTCGCTCATAAATCTTTGAACATTTCTCTCTTGGTTAATTATCCCGCGTAGCGCTTCATTTTGCTCAGATGGTTCCGCTTGAGGATTAAAGAGCTGTATTTCTGGAAGTCTCTGATTAATTGCTTGACCAAAGAGACCCTCTCTTCCACCTTCTAGGACTTCAATTACTCGCCCAAAAACTCCTCTAATGTTTTCTCGCAATTCTCTTCCATCTCTGTTAATGGGATGATTTTGTAGTTCTTGATTATTGTTTTGTACTCTCATAATTTTCCAACCTTAATTATTTAACGGCAGGCAGGGTAACATCATTTTGATTAATATATCGAGTAAAAGCAGAGTTGTTGTTAAAAAATATAACCTATGATAATCTGAAGTACAACTTTAGATTATCGAAAGTATATGTTTAGCAGATTTTTAACTCCTTATATTCAAGATCTTGCAACCAAGTATCCGGTTGTTACGTTGCTCGGTCCGCGCCAGGCGGGAAAAACAACCCTTGTTCGAAGAGCTTTTCCAAATAAACCTTATGTTAATATGGAAGATGCTGATAATAGGTCTCTTGCAACTTTGGATCCTAGAAGTTTTATGCAATCTTATCCAGATGGAGCTATTTTAGATGAGGTTCAAAGAGTTCCTCATCTTCTTTCATATATTCAAGTTCGCATGGATGAGGTGGATCAAAAAGGGATGTTTATTTTGACAGGTAGTCACCAGGCAGCTTTGCATAACGCTGTTTCACAATCCCTCGCGGGAAGAACTGCCCTCTTGCGGCTTCTTCCGCTAAGTTTACAAGAGATGCGTCATGCGAACATAGAAGATTCTTTAGAAGAGATTATTCTTAAAGGGGGATATCCTAGAATTTATAAAGAAAGTTTACCAATATCTAGTGCTTATAGTAGTTATTTCCAAACCTACGTTGAGCGAGATGTGCGGCAGATTTTACAAGTAAAAGATGTGATCCAATTTGAGCGCTTCATTAAGCTAATTGCAAGTCGAATCGGGCAATTGATTAATTATGCAAGTCTTGCATCGGATGTTGGAGTTTCTGCTATAACAATTAAAGAGTGGGTTTCTGTATTAGAAGCAACTTATATTCTTGTTCGTCTTGAGCCTTATTTTGAGAATTTTGGTAAAAGACTCATCAAATCTCCAAAAATCTATTTTGTGGACACAGGACTTGCATGTTATCTTCTTGGGATTGATACAAAAGAGCAGTTGGTTAAAGATTCTTTTTATGGTAATTTGTTTGAAAATTGGGTTGTTATGGAACTAATGAAGGCTTCTTACAATCAAGCAATGGATCCAAGACTTTATTTTTATCGAGATGTTTCTGGGAGGGAAGTGGATCTATTGTTACAAAAGGGTAGACACCTTGTGCCCATTGAAATTAAAAGTAGCCAAACGTTCTCATCGTCCTTTTTGGAAGGGTTAAAATACTTTCACGAGCAAACCCCTCAAAGAGCAGAGGGGGGTGCACTTATTTACGCTGGTAAACAGGCACAAAAAATAGGTCCTTTTCAGTTACTTACTGCTGAAAATTGCTCGCAATGCGTAAGTAGGGAATGAGCGTGGATAGAATGATGATAAGGGTAAATAGGATGATTGTTATGATGAAAAGCTTTAGTTGAAAGCTTGCTTTTAAGAATTTTGTAATGAAATCCACTCTTCACTACCTCCGGAATAAAGGAAATATTTTTTTAAGATATGCAATTCCTTATATGTTTGCAAGAGCTCAAATTGAAGGGGCGTTATCCCTATTTGGCATGCATTATGAATGTCTGGGTTTGTTTCTAATGTAAGACATCTTTCAGTTAAATATTTTACTCTTTTTTTAAGATAAGAGTTGTCCTTATCTACCACTGCTTGAGCTAAGAGAGGAATTGCTTGTTCTGCATTCTTTTCATGAAAGTAAAGCTCTGCACATTCTAACTGAAGCAAGCGAAGATCACTCTTAATCATATGGAAGGCAACGGCCTTAGAATCAACTACAGAGCGTTGCAAAGAAAGCTCTTGAATGAGTTTTGGGTAGGTAAGAAAAGTTTTTGCGTAACACTCTTTTGCAAGGTCTACTTCATTTTTATAGCGATGTAGATGCGCTTTTAATGTAAAAAAAGTGATCTCTTGTTGAAGGGTGCACTTTTTAATTAGAGAAGAAAGCTTTTCTAAGTCTGTTTGCAGGTGTCTGGTGTAGGTAGGAGAAGAGAGTAGAGCGCAGATTTTATCGAGAGTCTCCGCATGTAAAAGTAGGTCTTCTAGGGAAGTTGGGGAATTTAAAGAAAAAAGTAATTCTTTGGAGAGTGTAAATGCTTTTTGAGTTTCATTTTGGAATGCAAGTGTTGTGATTTGTTGTAGTGTAGCCTCATGTGTTAACTTGGAATCAGTAGGTTTATTTTGACAAGAGGTCGTAAGTAGAAAAAAAAAGATCAGAAGAAAAGAGAATTTCTTTGTCCAAGCTCTGCAAGTCAGATATAATCGCCTGAAAATTGAACAATAGAAAGTATAATGACTCGCGCTCACATTCAAAAGCTTGTAATAGAGTTTCATGAACTTGTAGGTTTGACAAGACAGTTTATTCAACAAGAGAACCCTCTGCTTTTTATTAAGGATGATGGAGTAGACTTAGATCATTCGAAATTAACAAAAAAAGTACAAGAACAAAGTATCAAATCAGAAATTTTGGAGGAAGTTGTAAAGCTAACAATTCCCCTTCCAGAAAAGGAAAGGCCTTCTCCTCCTATTCTAGAAGTAAAAAAAGTTGTTGAAGAGCCAGGAGTTTATCCCTCTTTTCTAGATCCAATGTCTTCTAAGATTGTTTTAGAGCCAATAATTTCTGCTTTAGAAGATCCTTTGAACGATATAAAAAAAGCTGTAAAATTGCAGTTTCCTAATATTTTATTTTTGGATAGTACCTTAGACGATCAAGAAGCAGTGTTGATCAAAACAGGGTGGAAAAGTGAGCCAAAAATTTCTCAAATCGTGTTTTTGTTGCATAAGGAGCAGGATAAGCAAGCATCTTTTTTGTTAAATATTGCAAAAGCGATTTCTTATTATGAGGCATCGGTAAGTGCACTAGTTATAGAGAAAATAGAAAAAAGAGAAGGGGTAGAAAAATTTTTGCAATCACCAATTCTTAAACTTATTGTTGCAAGTAGTAATTTAATTTATTCTTATCCTAGCATCATGAAGCATTATAAAGAGTCTAATAAGGTGGGAGAGCACTTTCTTGGCAATATTCCTTTAATTCTTCTTACAGAGCTTACATCTTGTTTTAAAGACTCAAGCCTCAAGATGGCTCTTTGGAAGAAGTTGACTTTACAGCTTAAGAACTTAGGCTTTGGAAGAGAATGAGTTTTACAAAATTTGCCTCCGTTATTTTAGAGCTGTCTATCAATAAAATTCTTGATTACGGGGTGAGTGAAGAGCAGGCTCTAGTCCTTAAAAAAGGAATGTCTGTCGAAGTGCCCGTAAAGGGCAAGTTAAGAAGAGGTTTTGTCTTTGCTGTTAGGAGTGAAACTCAGATTGCAAAAGTCTTGCCGATTGCAGCCATTTTGTCCGAACAAGCATTGATTAGTGAAGAGCTTTTTGATTTGGCTCTTTGGATGGCTAAATATTACCATGCACCTCTTTCCAAGGTTATAAAATGTTTGCTTCCAGCAAGCATTCGTGAGCAAATTGAGCCTAAAGAGCAGCTTTTTATTACAAGGGTTCTTTCAAAGGAGGAGCTTCGTTCTTCTTGCGAAAAGCTGCGCAGTAAAAATCCTGCACAGAGTGCTATTTTAGATGTGATGTTAAATATTTCAAAAGGGATCTTGTTGACAGATCTTTTGGAGAAGACAGGGCTTTCAAGGGGGCCTGTAGATACGTTGCAAAAAAAGGGGATGATAAAAGTTGAGAGTATAAAAGCAGGCACCCCTCTGTGGATTGAAGAAGAGTATTTTAAGACGAAGCCAAAAAAATTAAATGCAGAACAAGTAAGTGCTTTAGAGCCGATCTTAAAGTCGATTCAAAATCATCTGTTTGAAACACACCTTCTTCATGGCGTAACTGGAAGTGGTAAAACAGAAGTTTATTTACAAGCAATTAGTATGGCATTAGAGCAGGATAAAGGTGTAATCATGCTCATACCAGAAATTTCTCTTACAGCCCAAACTGTTGAGCGCTTTCGAGGGCGCTTTCAGAGTAAAATAGCCATTTTACATCACCGCCTAAGTCAAGGTGAGCGCTTTTGTGAGTGGCATAAAATCAAAAGAGGAGACGCTAAAATTGTAATTGGGGCAAGATCTGCTATTTTTTGTCCTGTACATAATTTAGGTTTGATTATCGTTGATGAAGAGCATGAGCATACATATAAGCAAACAGATGAACTGCCTTGTTATCATGCAAGGGATGTAGCTGTAATGCGAGGATATTTGCAAAAGGCTACAGTGCTTCTTGGAAGTGCAACGCCTAGTTTGGAGAGCTATTATAATGTAGAAAAAAAGAAATATTTGCTTAGCAATCTTTCTAAAAGGGCTGAAACAGCTTCTATGCCAAAAGTGCAAATTGTAGATATGAGACGTGAGTATGAGAAAAGAGGTGGGTTTACACTTTTTTCAGAAGCCCTTTTGAGCGGAATTAAAGAAAGACAAGAGATAGGAGAGCAGACGATACTTTTTTTAAATAGAAGAGGTTACCATACAACACAACTTTGCACGGGATGTGGGCATACGGTGCAGTGTCCACATTGTGATTTGAACCTAACATTTCATTTAGGTGACAATGCTATTTCTTGTCATCTTTGTGGTTTTACACTCTCGCCCCCACCAAAAAAATGTGAAAAATGTGGAAGTTTAGACACTTTAAATTATAGAGGTGTTGGTACAGAACAGGTAGAAAGGGCTTTACATGCGGTTTTTCCAGAAATTCGTACGCTAAGAATAGATGCAGACACGACTAGGCACAAAGGCAGTCATGAAAAACTTCTTCGTGAATTTAGAACGGGAAAAGCAGATGTTCTTATTGGAACTCAAATGATAGCCAAAGGCTTACACTTTCCAACGGTGACACTT includes:
- a CDS encoding ATP-binding protein, whose product is MFSRFLTPYIQDLATKYPVVTLLGPRQAGKTTLVRRAFPNKPYVNMEDADNRSLATLDPRSFMQSYPDGAILDEVQRVPHLLSYIQVRMDEVDQKGMFILTGSHQAALHNAVSQSLAGRTALLRLLPLSLQEMRHANIEDSLEEIILKGGYPRIYKESLPISSAYSSYFQTYVERDVRQILQVKDVIQFERFIKLIASRIGQLINYASLASDVGVSAITIKEWVSVLEATYILVRLEPYFENFGKRLIKSPKIYFVDTGLACYLLGIDTKEQLVKDSFYGNLFENWVVMELMKASYNQAMDPRLYFYRDVSGREVDLLLQKGRHLVPIEIKSSQTFSSSFLEGLKYFHEQTPQRAEGGALIYAGKQAQKIGPFQLLTAENCSQCVSRE
- the lysS gene encoding lysine--tRNA ligase, producing the protein MIEPPEYHSHEEFINRSKKLAEIRGIGIDPYPAKFLPQTTVDALLKKYADLLVGDSELAEQANTDCVLVAGRLVLFRAMGKNAFAQLQDENERIQVMFNREHTLVVGYSENKDCELTPLKFLEKKVDMGDFLGIEGHLFRTHKGELTIYAKKVTLLCKSLLPLPDKHSGLTDKELRYRKRWLDLLDHRDVSATFKKRSQIIRFIRDYFEEHEFLEVETPILQNIYGGAEAKPFISHINALDHQQVFLRISLEIPLKKLIVGGTRRVYEIGKVFRNEGLDKTHNPEFTMVEAYAAYWDYNDMMVFVETLFERIALYLFGTTEFSYPHPATGESILLNVKAPWKRLSMKEAILHYAKIDVDKLSTEELLTLLKNEGTIDPKKLKDAPRGTLISLLFAEKVEEHLIQPHHIIDHPIETTPLCKLHRNPKEREERIVERFESFILTNEICNAYTELNDPELQRELLVLQALKKEAGDEEANPIDEEFIEAICQGMPPTAGVGIGIDRLVMLFTGAISIRDVLYFPIMKPATHE
- the priA gene encoding primosomal protein N'; protein product: MSFTKFASVILELSINKILDYGVSEEQALVLKKGMSVEVPVKGKLRRGFVFAVRSETQIAKVLPIAAILSEQALISEELFDLALWMAKYYHAPLSKVIKCLLPASIREQIEPKEQLFITRVLSKEELRSSCEKLRSKNPAQSAILDVMLNISKGILLTDLLEKTGLSRGPVDTLQKKGMIKVESIKAGTPLWIEEEYFKTKPKKLNAEQVSALEPILKSIQNHLFETHLLHGVTGSGKTEVYLQAISMALEQDKGVIMLIPEISLTAQTVERFRGRFQSKIAILHHRLSQGERFCEWHKIKRGDAKIVIGARSAIFCPVHNLGLIIVDEEHEHTYKQTDELPCYHARDVAVMRGYLQKATVLLGSATPSLESYYNVEKKKYLLSNLSKRAETASMPKVQIVDMRREYEKRGGFTLFSEALLSGIKERQEIGEQTILFLNRRGYHTTQLCTGCGHTVQCPHCDLNLTFHLGDNAISCHLCGFTLSPPPKKCEKCGSLDTLNYRGVGTEQVERALHAVFPEIRTLRIDADTTRHKGSHEKLLREFRTGKADVLIGTQMIAKGLHFPTVTLVGVINSDSSLNIPDFRASENVFQLITQVSGRSGRGFVAGQVVIQSLLKENPTIQFAALQDYLGFYKEEIEVRKLFGYPPFTHMVKVVFTGSKMQKVLNCANLFHHHLQQKLSSPFFLNPVIPAGYAKVKDKFRFQFIVRGPSIYSMNEEIHAVREEVHVPSDVSFFVDVDPLSTFF